In the Prionailurus viverrinus isolate Anna chromosome A3, UM_Priviv_1.0, whole genome shotgun sequence genome, TACGGCGCCCTGGCCGCGCCCGCAGCCGGCCCGTTCCCCGGCCCGCTGTCGCCGCCCCCCGAGGCCCCCCCGCCCGAGGGCGCCGAGACGCTGGGGCCCAGCGCCGACCTGTGGGCCGACGTGGACCTCACCGAGTTCGACCAGTACCTCAACTGCGGCCGGACTCGGCCCGACGCCGCCGGGCTCCCGTACCACGTGGCGCTGGCCAAGCTGGGCCCGCGCGCCATGTCCTGCCCCGAGGAGAGCAGCCTGATCGCCGCGCTGTCCGACGCCAGCAGCGCCGTCTACTACAGCGCCTGCATCTCGGGTTgagcggccgccgccgccgccgccgcgcgtgCCCGCCCGGCATCTCTCCAGGGCGCGCGCGTTTCGGCTACTCCCGGGCGCCCTGCGAGGGTGCCTCCCACGTGCCCTGGGGCGTTTCCCGGAATCCCAGGCCTGGGACCTGTTGGCTGGCCCTGCTAGGGTTAACTCTTTGAAGCGTCTAATGCTTTCCTTGCAGTGTATTTTCTAGAATCAGGCTGTATTTTTCGCTTTGCCTTTTTTATACACGTAATacaacatatttaatttttaattaaacttttaaactttttcttccaACGGGTTTCACTGACCAAAAGCACCAATGTAGCGATATGAGGAATACCagtatttgtttgctttaaagGAGGAGCAGgatctgcaccccccacccccaccccaccccgggccAGGCGAGGCCACAATAAAGTGACTCGCTCTTTCCTCTGCACACCCGAGTCTGTGgttgttgggggaagggggaatggaCCCTGGCCGTGCCGTTCCCCAGAGCCTCCTGGGAGACTGCCACCCAGCTTGGCCCCCAAAACAcccacctctccatccttccaggatgctccccccgccgccccctgcCACAGAGTTGGTGGGAGGCATGAGGTGCaggcactccccaccccccccccttccattcccctcctctcccaacCCCCCTTTTTAATTCGAGCGTAATAGGGGTTGGCGATGCCCCCACACCTCCACCCATGTTTCATTCTCCTCAGCTCTTTCAAaactttcttcaaaataaataaattaagttaaattaaaaataaatacataaatgcaacTTCCTTCACACCTGGGGACTACTTCTCAGGACTGTGCTCCTCTCCAAAGGAGGCTGGCAGGGTGGACACCTAtatgcccgccccccacccccgccgctgGGCCCTGTCATTCTTAAACCAGTGTCCCCGGAGTGGGCAGCCCCACGTCACACCCATGCTGCTTCCCGGTGACAGGTCAACGACCCGAGCAGGGAGGCTCAGGCCCCGATTGTGGAGCTCTCAGCCAGCCCTTCTTCCCTCCCAACAGAACTGGGCCTCCTCTTTCCACACTTCCTGGTCTCCTagcccctttctctgcccccctccctggcgAGCTGACATGCAAAAGTCAGTCCTAGCTCGGTCTCCCATGCATCTGGGAGCACGGGCGTCTGTGAGTCAAGTGGGTTCTGGACGATGCTGAGTGCAGCTGAGCCCGATTCTCACCGCACACCTGTGAGCCAGTGTGTGCAagcatgtgtgtgtacgtgagGCTCTGAGCACGGGTGTGTTGCTGTGACACTGTGACCATCCATGCTCActgtgtctgtgtgcacatgGTGCAATAACCCTGGGGCTGGATGTGCATGTGTCAGTGTGTAAACCTAGGTGTCCACACACACGGGTCTGCTGCctgagtgtgtgtggggaggCAAACAGGCGGTGGGGCTGTTTCTGTAGGTATCCTGCTTCTCAGAGGCAGACTGACATCACCTCTATGTTAAGTGGCACGGGCTACACACTTCACCTGGGTCCCCTATCCCTGCCTCGTCAGCAACAAGGCTCAAAAaaactgagacagagacagagatagaaaggaacagagacagacAAGCTGAAAAGGACAGGATTTGGGcccagaggtggagagagacacACGCTGGGTGGGTAGAGGGCAGAAATAGCCCACAGGACGACAAGGACACCATCTGCCCCCTCCAAGTGGACACAAGCACGGTGCGTGGCAGGGATGCCGAGGCCCAAAGGGAAAAGGGTGGTCGGGTTCAGCCACGTTTGTTACGGCTTTGGAGTGGGAGTGCTCAGAGGCCCCAGTGCTGAGTCCCAGACTCATGCCTGGAGAGGGGCACATGACCCAAGAGTGTACCTCATCAGCTGTCATGGTCCTCCAACTCCTGATCTCCTCTGGGCCTGCCCCCTGGTGGGGGGTCAGGTTGCCCACCCCCTCGAGCCCTGGGTCAGCTGGACCAAAGTGTGCCCCACTGCGGGGACCCAGAGCAGCCAGAGTCCAGGAGTCTCTACCCCGGGGGGCCGACCCTCCTATCCCCTCACTCCACCCACTGGCCAGGGCAGGTAGGAGGAGGcaggtaggagggagggagggagggaggccagggcaggTGGGAGCCACCGTGAACAGCCCCACTAAGGGCCTCCCTGCCTGGGCTGAGGCACTGTCCATCGTCCCACCTGGGCCCCCGCCCCAGAGACACCCGTGGACACACAGAAGAAGATGTCAGACAAGCGGACACAGCCCgttgtgtctttctttcctgttttctggcACAGGCCGGGATGATATTCTCCCACCCTCCGTTCTGGGCTCCTCACCCCACCCCGATGCCACCCAGAGGGCCCCTTGAGGTCAGTAGGATGGGGAGCCACAAGGGTGCTTCCGGGGGGCAGCACACACCATTGCCCCGGTAGGGAGAAGGCAGAGCAGCTGGACCCCTAGAAGCCCCTCCCACGGTGGCAAGGCAGGAGGCCAGTGGGGGGCCCCAATTTGGAGCCAGTCCCCatcgccaggggctgggggactcCAGGAGCAGGATCTGAACAAGGACATGAGAGGGCCTCCCACAGAGAGCAGCTGTTTCCAATAGCAGCTCCTCAGCCATTGCCCTCAGTGGTGGGCCAGtgcaggaggctggggaggggtctcTTCAAAGGACCCTCTGCCCAGGGCCCTGCCTGGGGAGCTATCCAAGGGGACTGGCTCTGCCCTGCCTGGACAGAACAGCTGTCTCAGGCAGAACCACAGCCTGTCCCCCCTTCCCTGGCCTGGGCGGCTCCAGCCCTGGGTCAGGTTTCCCACCGTTCCCCCTCCTGGCTCCACCTACCTGCTTCCCCGAGGGTCAGAAAAGGGaagtccccacccccagctcccgcTGAGTCAGGCTGGCCAGGAACAGACCCTGGTGGCCTAGCTCCTGGCGGGAAGTTCTAGCAGCCCTGCCTGGCACAAGCCACAGCTCCCACACCCAGGACTCAGCTGGGCCCTGGAGGGACCTGGGCCGGGGTGTTGAACCTTCCCCAGCAAGCAGCCCAgggaggagggtcagggagggtggggctgggggcaggttAGGGGCACCCTCTCCCTCTCAGGTCATCCCCTGGACACCTTTGagaacacaacacacacacacacacacacacacacacacacacacacacacaactagacAACTAGTCGCATAGCCTACCAAGAGATACATCGGGGCCAAGGCTCTGCTCACTTATATGCCCGATCCCAACGAGGCCACGCTGGGCAGGCAAGGATGGACCTAAGTCACCCTCCACTCGGCTGGACAAATGCTCTCAACGACCCAAGGGTGTCAGCCCACATTCTACCAAACCTGCATAGGTTTTCTGGCAGCTAACTCAGTGGTTTTAGGACATTCCCAGGACTGGGCGGCCACCACGCCTCTCATTTCAGTGTTTTCCCACCTCTTCAAAAAGAAACCCTCACTTGTTAGCAGTgactccccagcccccagggaaACATCACCTACTTTCCGTGTCTGTGGGTcggcctgttctggacatttcacataaatgggatCGCACAAGAAGTGGGTTTGAGGCTGGCTTTGTTCACTGAGCATCAGCTTTCCTGGGTTCTTCCGTGTTGTAGCGTGTGAACTTCATTCCTTTGTAGGGCGGAGTACTATTCCACCGTCTGACCGGACCACGTTTTATCTGTTCACCCACCGGTGGACGCTTAGATTGTTTCCACCCGCTGCGATTGCGAATAATGCCGCAGTGAACGTTGGTGTACCAAGGTTTTGCCGTGGCgtgcattttcattaaaattacacAGATTTATATCTCTAACGACCATCCGAGCAAGTAGGTTCAGCATGTTAGAGCCACGTATCCCAAGGCTCAGCcctccacccagccacccccactcctgccccaggCTGCGGAGGGGCCCCAGGGACCAGGTGTGTGGGAACTCCTGGCCCCGGACCTGGAAAGAcggagagacgggggggggggggaggggggtgtgaaCGCCGAGGCTCCTCCTCCTCTCGGGCTCCCCCCTCACCTCCAGCCTCGCACGGAAGCCAGGCAGGGTGCAGTGGGGCGGGCTCAGCATCGTAGGGGCTCCCCGTCCACCACCATGTTTCCTACGACCCCACGACCCCACTTGGCCCCCACGACCCAGTCCTGTCTCCGCGATCCTGCCTCGTGCCCAGCGACCCTGTCCCCGACCCTCATTACCCAACCTGTGCCCCTCGACCCAACCCTGTGCGCCATGGCCCCGCCCCTTACCCCATGACCCCGCCCCGTCTCCCACGCTCCTGCCAGCCTGCGCACCCGAGAAAACAGGAAGGGGCGCACAGCGGCGGCGCAGGGAGGAAATGCAGGAAGCGGCCGCCGGGTGCGGCGCTTATCTTGGGCCACAGCCGGGACCCCTGGCCTCACGCCCCGGCACAGGCCCGGCAGGGGACGCAGGGCGCGACCGGAGGACAGGGCCCGCTCACCTGGCGGGGAgccccggccacctcacccccaAGATACGAAGGTCACAACTGGGCTGTGGAGGGAGGCAACGAGGCCAGTGACAGGATTTGACTGAGCCAGGCTGTGGCCATCCACAGATGTGAGCAGAAGTCCCGTTAGGACACAGCCCgcgggcacctgcgtggctcagtggaaGGAGCATGCGTCTCTTCATCCCaaggctgtgagtttgagccccatgtttgggtggagagattactaaaaaaataaatgtaaacacacacaccgCACAGGCGTGACCCAGGGGCCAGTATCCAACCCCAGGATGGCCCTCCCCCACAATACATGCCCCTCAAGGTCCcgacgtcccccccccccccaaaagggcTCACTTCCCCTAGCAAGTGTGGGATCCCTGCCGGTTCTTCAGGAGGGAGGCTGTGGAGGTGGGGGTTAgttggggttggggggatggTGGTGGTTGTTTGCTCCTGTGTTTACGAAGCTGGGTCTTTTCCTAGGGAGGAGACAGGATGGGGACTGTCCCTGAGAGCCCCCCAGGGTCCTGCAGGCCACTGGCAGGGACAATGGGCTGCAGCACCTggcaccgcccccccaccccccggagtATGTGCTTTGCTTCCTGGAGTGGGGGCCCTTGTTTGTTTCCACACCAACCACAGATGGATCAGGCAGCCTCCTTGCACACCTGCAGGTTGGGGGACCCCACACTCAGGCTCACATGCAAAGGCCAAGTGCCAGGCGGGGCCAGCGCACCCTTCAGGTCTGGGTGCAGGTGTTTCCTCCCAGGCTGAGTGTGGCCCCATGCCTTCTCAGCACCCAGCGCCAGATGCAGGGGCTGGCTAACTCACATCCTGTCCCACAGCCGTGGCTCCATGAACACCGGAGCTGCATCTGTCCAGGGTCCGGGCATGGCAGCCACTCGTCTTTCCCACTACCTCCCTTTGCTCAATCAGGCCGCACCGGTAAGGGAGGGGTCATGGAGGGCGGTGCTGGGCAGGGCACAGGCGAGCCGCAGTAGCCCTCGGAAGGATCAGCACACTGGGCTGGtacggccccgcccccgcctgcaAAGCAgcagaggtgggaagagggggtggggagagaggagcgTGTGGGCGGGGGTGGGAAACACAAGTGGCAAAGTCGGGATTAACTTTTTGGTTTTCAAATCCAGAGACCAGTTTGCCAGTCGCCCATGTTCCAGATGTTCTTTCAAAGGCTCCCAGTCTGGGAAGGCCGTGGGACACAGGCTACCCTTCAAAGTCAGCCTGCCCCCCCTTCTTCTGGTGCTGCACATGGGGGGTCTGGCTCCCTGGTTTCAGGAAGTTACACAACCCTGGCCAGTGCCCTGCGGCCCCATCTACCACCCTGGCACAGCCCCTCCTTCTGGgacccagcccccacctccctggaAGCAGTTGAGAAGGCTCGTGTATGGGACAGGACATCGCTGGGTGCAGGACCCAACCCGACCATGCATGTGCCCCAGAAACAACGTTTTTTGCAGGGGAAGAACCAGGCTCAGGCCACACGCCCCGGACCTCGGCAAGGAGGGCAGTGCCTCATGCAGGACAGGCCAAAGGCTCTGTCCCTGGTTGAGCACCCCATCGTCACTGGTTCCGGTCTGTTCCAGCCAGCAGTTCCTGCGCAAGCCACAGAAGGGGTCCTGGTGCTGAACACAAAAGCGAACATCTTGGGTTCTGCGCAGGGCATCCCTGGCTCTCCCTCTGGTCTGTCTTGGCTGGTCACTGTGGCTGTACACCTGTCCCCAGACCAGGTCTGGTTGGGCTCTCCCCATGCTGGACAAGTGAACTTCGTCCCAGAAGCCAGAAGCCCCACTTGCTGCCATCCTATGTGAGGAAAGACTCGACAGTGTGTTGAATGGTGGCCCCAAGAACGAGATGCCCACCTCCCAGAACTTGGGAGTGGGATTCTTATTTAGGAAGAGGGTCTTGGCAGATAGGactaaggatcttgagatgagatcagcCTGGGTTATCCAGGGGCCCTAAGCCCAGGGCAAAGATCCTTGTAAGAAAGAGAAAGCCACGTGAAGCAGCAGCAGGCTGGAGCAATGTGGCCCCAGAGCACCTGGAGCCTCCGGACGCTGCAAGAAGCCAGGATGGGTTTGTCCTGGAGGGAGGTCAGCCCtacaacaccttgatttcaagcCCGTGAtaatgatcttggacttctgatctccagaactgtggggaAAGAAACTTCTATTGTATTAAGCCGCATGGCTTGTgatcatttgttacagcagtcgtAGGAAACCCATACAGATGGTGTCTGAGATATGGGGACGGGGGCCCAGGTCCCTGTGCCCAGAATGCTGGCCTGCCATCAGCGTGTTGGCAGAGGCAGGACCCGGAAAGATGTGCAGGGCCTCCGCCCAGTGTGGAGGCCACTCATTCTGTCTGAGGTCTGAAGAGAAGCGGCAGCGGGCAGACACGGTGCAGTGGGGTCTCATACCAAGAGCAACCTCGGTTCTGCTGGCTCAGGCCACAGGCTGCCTCCAGTCCCTGACTCAACGTGCTGAATTTGCCAGGAAGGACCAGAGTTAGACTCCAGGAGGGCCACCTGCAAGTGGGGAGCTCttccaggcagggggagggaaagacacacatgcacagaccCCAAGGGACCCCATGCACAGACACACGCCCCCGCACACACAGGAGAGCGCACGCACAGCTGTGTGCACATTCTCACGGGCAACCCCTCAGCACACCTGTGCGCGTGctcaccacacatacacactaccaGATGGGCTCTGACAGGAGCGTCCAGGGAGGAAGAATGGGGTCAGAGTACAAGAGCACATTGCTCATTCGCGTGGTCATGGTCCAGGACTCAGGGATCGTGTCCCTAGGACTCTGAGGCCTGTGCTCCCCCTCCTacctgccccctccacccaggACAGCCTGACTGCTCTCCACTGCAGGAAGGGGGTGCTGACAGATGGGTGGAATGACCCACCACACTGCAGGCGGTCCCCGCATCACCACAACAGGGCCCCCAGGGCAGCTGCACGCTGTGGCCCGCGCACAGGGCACACACGGGGTGTAGCCACGCTCAAGGCCTGGGTCTCACCCCAGCCCTCACGCTTCCTGGCTGTGCCTCAGTCTCATCTACCAAACAGGGACAACAGGCCCTGCTGCACACGTACAGCGGGGTGCTGGGCCAGGGGCTGGTTCTCATTCTGTGCTAATGCTGACTGCCCACCATGAAGGCCTTTCTGTATCCCCTCCCTGTCTGTTCTGCCAGGGTACCCCAGAGGCAAGGCCTGCTCTGGGGTCTCCTTGGTCCATCCACCTGTCAGAAAGGAGTATGTGAGGTGGAGCCCAATAGGCAGCCTTGTTGGCCAGGCGCTCTGCGGGCTCTACTTCCACTCCTCCACAGACTATGATTGGGGAGGGGGTCACAGACACCTGGCTATCTATGCAGCTGTGGGCAGGGGAGTTCAGGATCAGGACCCTCTCCCTGGCAAGCAAACATACGGTCCCAGAGCACAAGACAGCGGATCCCTGACCAGCCTGTCCAGGCCCACAGAGGGGGCCGTGGCCACCCCTCCCAGGGCCGCAGGAAATGGCCTGGCCCCACTTGCAGCCAGGGCCAGCGACTCTGGCTTCCCTTCAGGCCCGTTTCCTTTATCCGGTTGTTTTGCTCTGAGTTCACAAAGctcagccttcccttcccctccatttccaccccttcccccattccAGAGAGGAGCAGGACGGAAACCGGACATTTCAGGGCCCGATAGAGCCCCTCCCCATCCACCCCCCCAAGCCTAGGGGAGTCCCATCCAGCGTCCCCACTCGCCCCCTGCTGCCTGAGGCTGGGAGCGCagctggaagggggtggggtggggtggggtgggggccggcCTCGTCCAGGTGTGGCCGGTAGTCCTGGTTCCCCTACCAAGCGGCCTGTTGCCCCCAGCGCCCGCTCCTGGCCCAGGCCCGGATCCAGGGGTGGTGGGCCCCACCCCAGCAGGCGAAGAGAAGACCAGACCGCAGCACCAGCAGTTTATTGAGTCCTGGCTAGGTGCCTGGAGCATGTCCAGGGCCATGACAAGGAGGGGCCTGGGCCCAGGAGTAAGCCAacaagagggagaggaggcagtCGTCACCAAATGAAGCTCGTTCCCAGGCCCCGCGGCCCCGATGGCTCTTCTCTGGCCTGCGCAGGATGCGCTAGGAGTCCTCGGAGGCTGCTGCACGCAGCGCGAAGAGCTTCTCCCAGCAGGTGGCGACGGTGTCCAGGACACGCAGGAGGAGCCGCCTCCGGCTgtggctgcggctgcggctgcggctgcggctgcggctgcggcgaCTCCAAGGAGGGTGCCTCTTGGGCCACCGGCTCCTCCTCCGCTGTCAGGGGCAGAAAGGTCAGCGAGTGACCACGGTCTCtgcgccctcccctccccctcccagatGGGGACACCGCGGGATGGTGGGAGGCTCAGGGGACCTGTGGAAGGGGAGGGACCCGGGTCTGGCCCCACACACCTGGCGCATCATCCAGCAGTGGCGCCGCATCACTGCTTCGGTGCGCAGGGCTACAGTCCACGCGGCTTTCTCCAGTGCCCCGCGGCGGTGGCCCCGGGCCACTGCCCTGCGCAGGGTCCGACCCAGGGACGCAATGGACAGCAGGATATCGTGCtcctgggaaaggaagggaggaaattgGGGGCTGAGGAGAGGAGCTCAACGGGGAGGCCCCGGAGGGGAACAGAGTGAGTCTCCCCCCATACCTTCTGGGCACCGCAGGAAGCTCCCACCCGATCCCGATCCCGCCATCCGAGGACTGCAGCTCCAGTCAGGTTTTTCTGGATGAAATGGGGGTGTCGGGAGCCTGGCCCGACCTGCCTCACAGCAGCCTGCAGGTCCTCAAAGATGACCACACGGTAGTGGCGGAGCACGTCAGGGATGCTGCAGGTGCGGAGCCCTGCCTGACCCGGTGCGAGCCCCAGCAGAGCCAGCAGGAGCGCCCAGAGTGCAGGCTTGGGAGGCACCTGGAAGGGACACGGGGTCAGGGTGGGGTGCCCAGGCGGGCAGAGGAGACCTTCCCTACAGCAACCCCTCAGGCAATTTGCTTTGGACGGCCCCCTACCACAGCCACCAGGGACTCTCTGAACTACAGTAGAAAATGAAAGGTCACTGTGCCATTCATCGCCCAAGCATGGGTCTAGCAGGACAAATCCCTTCCTGTTTCAAGTCTGAGGGAAGGATAGTAGGTCTGCGAACCAGACAGCTCAATGCTTGATGCATAGATTGGCGGGCTGGAGGATGGccaggggtgagggtgagggtggggggaggcgggctGGGAAGGCAGGCCCACTGAGCCCTGAGGGGccaagaaggagacagagggctCCAGACCAGGAACTCTGTGCTCTGTGTGCATGGGAACTAGGGGCTCACAAGTCTGGAGGGCAGGGCTGACCCCTAGGTCTAGGGGTCCAGTGGGAAACACTACCTGCCGGTATGGCTACACCCCTGGCTATCCCCTAACTCAACCCCACACCTCCCAGACATCAGTCCCCACCAGACAGCCAGGCTCTCTCCTCCTGATGAGCACCCCCTGATCCCCAGAACGTTGCTCACCTCTGGGTCCCCAGAGCAGGGGCAGAACTAACCCACCCCCACAGCCGTGGGAAATGGGGTGCCCTTGCACCTCCAGCCCAACCAGGACAGGGGTGAGGGCTCAGAGCTCAAGGCCACACCCCTCTGAGGAGGGGGGGAAGTCTTGGGGAATcccccagaggcaagggagaaaGGGGCCACATTGTGCCCCACCAGGCATCCCTTTCACGAGCCTCCCCCTCCAGAAGGGGCTGGCTTGGGGAGAaacccaccaccaccctccccctaGAAGCCCAAACATCAAAGAGAAAGACCGGCTAGTTCCCAAACAGCGACTAGAAAATTAATCATGTGAACCCAGCGAGACGCAGGACTCGACTCGGCTTCCCAGCCCTGGGAGGGGAGCCTGACTGAGCTGGAGACCTGGGGTGCAGCGCTGGCAGGAGGAATGGGTGCCTTTAGCTGTGGTCCCTCCTCAAATCTGCCCCCAGgcatgctgggggtggggtcagAGGTCACAGCAAGAACAAGAGCTGTGGGTGTGGAGAGCCATCGACATGGGGGAGATTGGCTGCTCAGCTCTAGGAAGgcctgcctgtcccccaccccagccagtgAGAACTGAGCAGCCCTGGCACCGCCGGGCagaccccctcccttccccccccccctccccgccggaAGGACAGGCAAGAGCACCCAGGGCCAGGCCTGCCAGGCCCTCCAGGCCAAGGTGACGGGAACCAAGGGAGGTTTCCCAGTAGGGGACAGACGCTCA is a window encoding:
- the LOC125162282 gene encoding uncharacterized protein LOC125162282 isoform X1, with amino-acid sequence MRLFIPRLRGSMNTGAASVQGPGMAATRLSHYLPLLNQAAPRPVCQSPMFQMFFQRLPVWEGRGTQATLQSQPAPPSSGAAHGGSGSLVSGSYTTLASALRPHLPPWHSPSFWDPAPTSLEAVEKARVWDRTSLGAGPNPTMHVPQKQRFLQGKNQAQATRPGPRQGGQCLMQDRPKALSLVEHPIVTGSGLFQPAVPAQATEGVLVLNTKANILGSAQGIPGSPSGLSWLVTVAVHLSPDQVWLGSPHAGQVNFVPEARSPTCCHPM
- the LOC125162282 gene encoding uncharacterized protein LOC125162282 isoform X2, with product MRLFIPRLRGSMNTGAASVQGPGMAATRLSHYLPLLNQAAPGKNQAQATRPGPRQGGQCLMQDRPKALSLVEHPIVTGSGLFQPAVPAQATEGVLVLNTKANILGSAQGIPGSPSGLSWLVTVAVHLSPDQVWLGSPHAGQVNFVPEARSPTCCHPM
- the CA3H20orf204 gene encoding uncharacterized protein C20orf204 homolog; the protein is MVPPKPALWALLLALLGLAPGQAGLRTCSIPDVLRHYRVVIFEDLQAAVRQVGPGSRHPHFIQKNLTGAAVLGWRDRDRVGASCGAQKEHDILLSIASLGRTLRRAVARGHRRGALEKAAWTVALRTEAVMRRHCWMMRQRRRSRWPKRHPPWSRRSRSRSRSRSRSHSRRRLLLRVLDTVATCWEKLFALRAAASEDS